A window of Theileria equi strain WA chromosome 4 map unlocalized gcontig_1105471998858, whole genome shotgun sequence contains these coding sequences:
- a CDS encoding ema family member protein (encoded by transcript BEWA_016670A): MVKSLLRASAVVFLALSGVFAKGDVRYLPVTVDISNYMLNQPNLFVKVDSEEVVFNAQEGHAIERVVNGDEVIRTFDLSQEAPKTVVKHIDDNYVIVSINVEPSLNLAYKHNGDRFVEMDITEFYETVFFKGLENVVVDLDAFSTSGYFSSSDFGPGKMYEFEIPSRRISKLVAGNTVLVSGVDELLLGVVVHVNGDRKVATVWYVFKPDGRIKEIFFQLINRTWTRVDTKTAAEALHFINPNFSVGYKPIYDGFSVACVSFTLIAIAFAVLY, from the coding sequence ATGGTAAAGTCACTCCTTAGGGCGTCGGCTGTCGTCTTCCTTGCCCTTTCTGGCGTTTTCGCCAAGGGTGATGTAAGATACCTGCCAGTTACGGTGGATATATCAAATTACATGCTAAATCAACCAAATTTATTCGTAAAGGTGGATAGCGAAGAGGTTGTCTTCAATGCTCAGGAAGGTCATGCCATTGAAAGGGTCGTGAACGGTGACGAAGTCATTAGGACATTCGACTTGAGCCAAGAAGCCCCAAAGACAGTGGTAAAGCACATAGACGATAACTATGTCATAGTCTCAATCAATGTAGAGCCCTCCCTCAACCTTGCATACAAGCATAATGGAGACAGATTTGTGGAAATGGACATTACGGAATTTTATGAAACTGTCTTCTTTAAAGGTTTAGAAAATGTAGTTGTAGATTTGGACGCATTTAGCACAAGTGGGTATTTCTCCTCTTCGGACTTTGGTCCAGGTAAAATGTACGAGTTTGAAATTCCGTCTCGAAGAATTAGTAAACTAGTAGCCGGTAATACAGTTCTCGTATCAGGTGTAGATGAACTTCTTCTCGGCGTGGTTGTACACGTCAATGGAGATAGGAAGGTTGCCACCGTCTGGTACGTCTTCAAGCCCGATGGCCGAATCAAGGAAATTTTCTTCCAACTCATCAACAGGACCTGGACTAGGGTAGATACCAAGACGGCAGCTGAGGCTCTCCACTTCATAAACCCCAACTTTTCTGTAGGCTACAAGCCCATCTATGATGGCTTCTCCGTTGCTTGCGTTTCGTTCACATTAATCGCCATTGCATTCGCTGTACTCTATTAG
- a CDS encoding hypothetical protein (encoded by transcript BEWA_016680A) has product MEMSKPTVNIGYYIGSNYVEEGDGKYYYNGGSTNIVLTEEDYSSGTCLYKKHVHKPEYGSKIGNIHYNNGWVTLFPAPKDYYSVTVYYGEHDEFHKYPLILQLGDDYYTTASNQRWNRDISITSISLKRNLDIQNCARASVHIVNISQTRGISCSGKSGYQRPSVTADKSKERIHGYTRYTHSSQPIKPFSVSLFIDGSIRQTGIIPLPKDVMEINVYFPVSHQQPMLIHFEHEGDKWFKRISPTENSWIEITAGADNRPENKSDHEHIKKNIKVLTSHGIYGKTQNHGTGSHPYTEHNLVRNTEEKHSSLTKYKKIDPKKNFIIMPSSTVAILGVAMAIVGTGLLYMGLRTYIRMHSRPYRIIRLH; this is encoded by the coding sequence atggaaatgagcAAACCAACTGTAAACATTGGCTACTACATTGGTAGTAATTACGTTGAAGAAGGTGATGGGAAGTACTATTACAACGGTGGGAGTACAAACATTGTTCTAACAGAGGAAGACTACTCTTCTGGAACCTGTTTGTACAAGAAACATGTCCATAAACCGGAATATGGTTCAAAAATTGGGAATATTCATTATAATAATGGCTGGGTTACCCTTTTTCCTGCTCCAAAAGATTACTATAGTGTCACTGTCTATTATGGTGAGCATGATGaatttcataaatatcCCCTAATTCTCCAACTTGGAGACGATTACTACACAACAGCGAGTAATCAAAGATGGAACAGAGATATTTCGATAACTAGCATTAGTCTCAAACGAAACCTTGACATTCAAAACTGTGCTAGAGCCTCTGTTCACATCGTAAACATTTCTCAGACTAGAGGAATTTCATGTTCTGGAAAAAGTGGTTACCAGAGACCAAGTGTGACAGCTGATAAGTCTAAAGAAAGAATCCATGGATACACAAGATATACTCATTCCTCTCAGCCCATAAAGCCATTTTCTGTCTCACTATTTATCGATGGGAGCATTCGGCAGACTGGCATAATTCCTCTTCCAAAAGATGTGATGGAAATTAATGTATACTTTCCAGTAAGCCATCAACAACCCATGCTTATCCATTTTGAACATGAAGGGGATAAATGGTTCAAAAGAATTTCCCCTACGGAGAACAGCTGGATTGAGATAACTGCAGGCGCAGACAACAGACCCGAAAATAAGAGCGACCACGAACATATTAAAAAGAATATTAAAGTGCTTACATCACATGGCATTTATGGGAAGACACAAAATCACGGAACAGGGTCACATCCTTACACTGAGCATAACCTTGTAAGGAATACAGAGGAGAAACATTCCTCTCTAACCAAATACAAAAAAATAGACCCCAAAAAGAACTTTATAATTATGCCATCGTCAACAGTTGCAATACTGGGAGTAGCCATGGCAATAGTCGGAACCGGCCTTTTATACATGGGACTAAGGACCTATATCAGAATGCACTCTAGGCCGTACAGGATTATAAGACTCCACTAG
- a CDS encoding 60S ribosomal protein L24, putative (encoded by transcript BEWA_016690A) yields the protein MSTVTTTIKTEHCSFTDYRVYPGRGQKFVARDGKVYFFINSKSASLHKQKIKPAKVKWSLGWRKANKKFQTELSNRKRSKKSAKFQKAIVGLSLDELKTKKAQATKVDPKLGARQSLLLEAKEKAKKSKLHGDKAKGQAIAGKGPGFQKKLNKASH from the exons ATGAGTACCGTGACCACCACCATCAAGACAGAGCACTGCTCTTTCACAGACTACAGAGTCTACCCAGGCAGAGGCCAAAAGTTTGTAGCCCGCGATGGCAAGGTTtactttttcatcaactCAAAGTCTGCTTCTCTTCATAAGCAAAAGATCAAGCCCGCCAAAGTCAAGTGGAGTTtg GGCTGGAGAAAGGCCAACAAGAAATTCCAGACTGAGCTTTCCAACAGAAAGAGGTCCAAGAAGAGCGCCAAGTTCCAAAAGGCCATTGTTGGACTCAGTCTTGATGAGCTCAAGACTAAAAAGGCACAGGCCACCAAGGTTGATCCTAAATTG GGCGCAAGACAGTCACTCTTGCTCGAGGCAAAGGAAAAGGCCAAGAAATCCAAGCTTCATGGAGACAAGGCAAAGGGCCAAGCTATCGCCGGTAAGGGACCTGGCTTCCAAAAGAAGTTGAATAAGGCTTCCCATTAG
- a CDS encoding hypothetical protein (encoded by transcript BEWA_016700A) — MASPSPSVIIDISKDITSGDGPGSITYTVHNGENGGQVSLTKEEDPQGSGFFKLTHSPSNRVPRDTFTVKEVRYGGADVQELRHDENILYLAVWYWEKHDGLNTPLLVEVKIQGGTYKYYTTKGNGNSWTSDIDPPSPLTDDELERKLEYLNCQHNKAATLDISLENSQKHANSSRYCCSKHENDGEAKVSVSEVPVYCQVQNHKSTSNITAYKHSISDSYGKLSGIKFYENDGQDKRRNIKLKEVSFPNIWCQSIYAFYCEKRDPVLIYVDSSVQTNVQGWYKKNPPNDDNVTWIKLQGIPDDIKPETINNCSNKEINTLVEVLSNAGCPNLGRCAVTPEKAELAAAQQGDSDTRDSQTNSSNWQVILAVLTGTGVVSGLVGFAGNVNAEKPPVETTHKERNLVPFNPDTFMAEK; from the exons ATGGCTTCTCCCTCACCTAGCGTTATcatagacatttcaaaggATATTACTAGTGGAGATGGACCAGGATCTATTACCTACACAGTGCATAATGGAGAAAATGGTGGACAAGTTAGTCTTACTAAGGAAGAGGACCCTCAAGGCTCTGgcttctttaagctcacACACAGTCCATCCAATAGAGTGCCTAGAGATACTTTCACAGTTAAGGAAGTTAGGTATGGAGGTGCTGATGTTCAAGAGTTAAGACATGATGAGAATATTCTATATCTCGCAGTATGGTACTGGGAAAAACATGATGGGTTGAACACTCCTCTTTTGGTAGAAGTGAAAATACAAGGCGGTACTTATAAGTATTACACAACTAAGGGAAATGGTAATAGTTGGACTTCAGATATAGatcctccatctccacTCACAGACGATGAACTTGAACGGAAACTGGAATATCTTAACTGCCAACACAATAAAGCAGCCACATTGGACATATCCCTAGAGAATTCTCAGAAACATGCCAATAGCAGTAGGTATTGCTGTAGTAAGCATGAAAATGATGGTGAGGCTAAAGTCTCCGTAAGTGAAGTACCCGTTTATTGCCAAGTGCAGAATCATAAGAGCACAAGCAATATTACGGCATATAAACACTCCATTTCTGACAGTTATGGAAAACTTTCAGGTATTAAATTTTACGAGAATGACGGTCAGGATAAAAGGAGGAATATAAAGCTGAAGGAAGTATCATTTCCCAATATTTGGTGTCAAAGTATCTACGCTTTCTACTGTGAAAAGAGGGATCCGGTACTTATCTACGTTGACTCATCTGTGCAGACTAACGTTCAGGGCTGGTACAAGAAAAACCCTCccaatgatgataatgtCACGTGGATAAAACTCCAGGGTATACCtgatgatataaaaccGGAAACAATTAATAACTGCAGCAACAAGGAGATCAATACACTTGTTGAGGTACTAAGTAATGCTGGATGTCCAAACTTGGGACGATGCGCCGTTACTCCTGAAAAGGCTGAACTTGCTGCTGCTCAACAAGGCGATTCTGATACTCGAGATTCTCAAACTAACTCTTCTAATTGGCAAGTAATTCTTGCTGTTCTGACTGGTACTGGTGTTGTATCTGGATTAGTTGGGTTCGCAG GCAATGTAAACGCCGAAAAGCCCCCGGTAGAGACCACACACAAGGAGAGGAACCTAGTTCCCTTCAATCCAGATACTTTTATGGCAGAAAAGTAA
- a CDS encoding conserved hypothetical protein (encoded by transcript BEWA_016710A) encodes MSTDIPLLDSALLDCYGRFITLLPEDVLRDHIHLCFILQEAYWWYCDKWCAKHDDLPKMTLAQFIHLVCNDCPIIKPYVPQDDLPGLLSSWKVYSRGIPVRGAIILSRDLKRVLLVQSCNSKKWSFPRGKVDQDEDDMTCAAREVMEETGLSVGNCMHNSVYVQNTRNDGTNLPDASVDVKLYIVPCFDDSLKVCPVSKYEISGHAWIELDKLKAGNPGVSTYQVRPFVEKVIDFVRCFKRGRFKSQFPQQYAYYKRCFKGESSETRNTSQDQKNAPGESKSGKKVASDETVPYIVRGSKEIGTCGSIHALEEGENASSDYEGKIVPKMYRNFKSRKQHVSKLMDRQNNETFGENARWSPDEMFRINTEKFGVVSTYEGTFNL; translated from the coding sequence ATGTCCACCGATATACCATTGTTAGATTCCGCCCTTTTGGACTGCTATGGCCGTTTCATTACTCTGTTGCCTGAAGATGTCCTCCGTGACCATATCCACCTCTGTTTTATTTTACAGGAGGCTTATTGGTGGTACTGTGACAAGTGGTGTGCGAAACATGACGATTTACCGAAAATGACATTGGCACAGTTCATTCACCTTGTGTGTAATGACTGTCCAATCATAAAACCATATGTACCGCAAGATGACCTTCCAGGTTTGCTGTCTTCCTGGAAAGTTTATAGCAGAGGAATCCCAGTTCGGGGAGCTATAATCCTCTCTAGAGATTTGAAACGAGTGCTACTAGTTCAGAGTTGCAATAGTAAAAAGTGGTCATTTCCACGTGGTAAAGTAGatcaagatgaagatgatatGACGTGTGCTGCAAGAGAAGTCATGGAGGAAACGGGACTTTCAGTAGGAAACTGTATGCACAATAGTGTATACGTTCAGAATACAAGAAACGATGGAACAAATTTGCCAGATGCTAGTGTGGATGTGAAGCTCTACATTGTGCCCTGCTTTGACGATAGTTTAAAAGTGTGCCCAGTTTCAAAGTATGAGATTTCAGGACACGCGTGGATTGAGCTAGATAAGTTGAAAGCGGGAAATCCTGGAGTGTCTACGTATCAAGTTCGCCCATTTGTGGAAAAGGTTATTGATTTCGTGCGGTGCTTTAAACGAGGACGTTTTAAATCGCAATTTCCACAACAGTACGCCTACTATAAGAGGTGTTTTAAGGGTGAATCAAGCGAAACTAGAAATACTTCCCAGGATCAAAAGAATGCTCCGGGTGAGAGTAAAAGCGGTAAAAAAGTTGCAAGTGATGAAACCGTACCATATATTGTACGCGGATCAAAAGAGATTGGAACCTGTGGATCCATCCATGCCTTGGAAGAAGGAGAAAATGCATCTAGCGACTATGAAGGGAAAATTGTGCCAAAAATGTAcagaaattttaaatctagAAAACAACATGTTAGTAAACTTATGGATAGGCAGAATAATGAAACATTTGGAGAAAATGCAAGGTGGAGCCCAGATGAAATGTTTAGAATAAATACGGAAAAGTTTGGAGTAGTTTCAACTTATGAAGGTACGTTTAATCTGTAG
- a CDS encoding glutamine-dependent carbamoyl phosphate synthase, putative (encoded by transcript BEWA_016720A), whose amino-acid sequence MSSESLKRQAPWRPKELYTGPPAKLILKDGKEFHGYSFGYENPNSASPSCLDTTGEVVFSTAMLGYYEAVTDPSFVGQILVLTYPLIGNVGVPENDVDEYGLLRWFESASNKVRGLVICDYCINDSHWRSTKTFGAWLKEKKIPAIAGIDTRALTKHLRNFGSTFGRIVLGEEALAPTDPALLQDGHFFSPNDYTISELFVNVKPTLYSLVDVDSKIYLKKYEFTEQQILDLIAKDPYILHTAKGLEEYCIFDGTGKYPVESFANNADYIKNGRPKLLIIVDCGIKNSIIRSILQWTSVGTKALIVPSAFDFTKIEYDGLFLSNGPGNPEKSTTTIKNVRAALKRPTPIFGICLGNQILALSAGAKVYKMLYGNRGFNQPCIDLRTYKCYATIQNHGYAIDRTTLPEGWAILFENANDHTVEGIVHKELPWFSVQFHPEVTAGPTDTTFLIRDFMNCIERNTTLPLHIRQMSTHVKCKRILLLSSGGLSIGQAGEFDYSGSQAIKALKEAGAKVILVNPNVATVQTSGMADVTYFLPITFEYVSEIIRKERPDGIMCGFGGQTGLNCGIELWRSGILKEFSCEVLGTSIETILDTEDRARFSQKMQEIDERCAPSLVAASVQECLDAAERLGYPVLVRGNFELGGFGSGFANCKEELLAITERIFNTSGAFCIANSEGSSHGEGTAESIYVHVDKSLCGWKEIEFEILRDSNDNCVCAASMENFDPLGIHTGDSIVVAPAQTLNGLECYKLREVAFKVVRHLGIVGECNIQFAVDTKSEEYFIVELNARLSRSSALASKATGYPLAYMAAKVALGYDLVQMRNCITHVTTACYEPSLDYLVVKLPKWDLKKFEFADTSLGSCMKSVGEVMSIGRTFEEAMQKAIRMGNDEMTGFEAGNLSNETLENVIKVLKHPTPDRVAAIFRAFELGLTVKEISAYSLIDPWFIHKLHNVFIATNSIKEFKSLKDMTASQMYFFKTMGFSDKQIAKVWTKSESAPTEDDVRAHRKALGILPFVKLIDTLAAEYPAKTNYCYLTYNGVEHDVVPCKPVGTEYPGIIVLGCGPYRIGSSIEFDWSAVGCIKTLRNIGHAAIIVNCNPETVSTDFDVSDRLYFEELTTEIVDAIYQFENPYGIIISVGGQTANNLACKLSELGTNVLGTSVESIDKCECRNKFSEICDILNIDQPPWEEFTSVEGAREFCKKVCFPVLVRPSYVLSGASMRVITSFAELDKFLQTSAVVNRSHPVVISKFIENAKEVEMDCVAQHGIILNYAISEHVEYAGTHSGDATLLLPAQNIFVDTHRRVKKITQKLSRHLNISGPFNVQFMCKNGQIKIIECNLRASRTLPFISKTFNVDFIDLATRVMVGAPFRVHNIQLMDLDYVAIKMPVFSFDRLHPADPLLGVEMKSTGEIAAFGASKYEAILKAMIASGRKMPKKGVLLSLGSSMDKFIFAKKIRGLLGLGLDVYATEGTFDYVTKLWSSEKALSDDSPDAVSPVESAHNVQLKLRDMTEEVIDVSHVDGTRKIGKFYKVFKPSQKKEPSALDALRDGKVDLFINVSDTVNSEQTTDGYIMRRAFVNAKVTLISSTKLATLLIDALMLQDVKISKGKTFLHAKSHHEYMS is encoded by the exons ATGTCATCAGAATCACTTAAGCGGCAGGCCCCGTGGCGGCCTAAAG AACTATATACTGGACCTCCCGCAAAATTAATCctaaaggatggaaaagagTTTCATGGGTACTCATTCGGGTACGAGAATCCAAACTCTGCATCTCCAAGCTGCCTGGATACTACTGGCGAAGTTGTATTCTCGACTGCCATGCTTGGCTACTACGAAGCAGTCACGGATCCGAGCTTTGTTGGCCAAATTTTGGTTCTCACTTATCCACTTATTGGAAATGTAGGAGTACCGGAGAACGATGTTGACGAATATGGACTCTTGAGGTGGTTTGAGAGCGCGAGTAATAAAGTCCGTGGTCTCGTTATTTGTgattactgcattaatgatTCTCACTGGCGttcaacaaaaacatttgGAGCCTGGTTGAAGGAGAAGAAGATCCCTGCAATTGCTGGAATTGATACTAGGGCACTTACAAAGCATTTGAGAAATTTTGGATCCACTTTTGGTCGTATAGTACTTGGGGAAGAAGCTTTGGCCCCTACTGATCCTGCGCTGTTGCAAGATGGCCATTTCTTTAGTCCAAACGATTATACCATTAGTGAACtatttgtaaatgtaaagcCAACACTTTACTCACTTGTTGATGTAGACTctaaaatatatttaaagaAGTATGAGTTTACCGAACAACAGATTTTGGATTTGATCGCTAAGGATCCATACATTCTACATACTGCAAAGGGTCTGGAGGAGTACTGTATCTTTGATGGAACTGGTAAATATCCTGTAGAATCATTCGCAAATAACGCCGACTATATCAAAAATGGTCGCCCAAAACTTTTGATTATTGTCGACTGCGGTATTAAGAATAGCATTATTCGTTCAATTTTACAATGGACCTCGGTTGGAACTAAGGCTCTTATTGTTCCTAGCGCCTTTGATTTTACAAAGATAGAATATGATGGTCTTTTCCTTTCAAATGGACCAGGAAATCCAGAAAAATCTACAACTACCATAAAGAATGTAAGGGCTGCTCTAAAGAGGCCAACTCCGATCTTTGGTATTTGTCTAGGAAACCAAATTCTCGCTCTTTCAGCTGGAGCTAAGGTCTACAAAATGTTATACGGTAACAGAGGTTTCAATCAGCCATGTATTGATCTCCGTACATACAAGTGTTATGCTACCATTCAAAATCATGGTTATGCCATAGATAGAACAACTCTTCCTGAAGGATGGGCCATTCTCTTTGAGAATGCAAATGATCATACCGTAGAGGGTATTGTCCATAAGGAACTTCCATGGTTTAGTGTACAATTCCATCCCGAAGTAACAGCTGGACCAACAGATACAACATTCCTCATTCGCGACTTTATGAATTGTATTGAGAGAAATACCACTCTCCCCTTGCACATCCGTCAAATGTCTACCCATGTAAAGTGCAAAAGAATTCTCTTGTTAAGTAGTGGTGGTCTTTCCATCGGTCAAGCTGGTGAATTTGATTATTCTGGAAGTCAAGCCATAAAGGCGTTGAAGGAAGCCGGTGCTAAAGTAATTTTGGTAAACCCAAATGTAGCTACGGTGCAAACTAGTGGAATGGCTGATGTTACATACTTTCTACCAATTACATTTGAGTACGTTAGTGAAATTATCCGCAAAGAGCGCCCAGATGGAATCATGTGCGGATTTGGAGGACAAACTGGATTGAACTGTGGTATAGAACTTTGGAGATCAGGTATATTGAAGGAATTTTCCTGCGAAGTCCTTGGTACCTCTATAGAGACCATTTTAGACACAGAAGATAGAGCAAGATTTAGTCAAAAGATGCAAGAAATTGACGAAAGATGTGCACCATCTCTTGTTGCTGCAAGTGTACAGGAATGTTTGGATGCTGCTGAAAGGTTAGGCTATCCTGTTCTTGTTCGTGGCAACTTTGAGCTTGGCGGATTTGGATCCGGATTTGCTAATTGTAAGGAGGAGTTACTCGCAATTACCGAGAGGATTTTTAATACCTCTGGTGCCTTTTGTATCGCAAATAGTGAGGGATCATCTCATGGTGAAGGCACTGCCGAATCAATCTATGTCCATGTGGACAAGTCCTTGTGTGGATGGAAGGAAATTGAATTTGAAATTCTCAGAGATAGTAATGATAACTGCGTATGCGCAGCTAGTATGGAAAACTTTGATCCACTTGGAATCCACACCGGAGATTCCATCGTTGTTGCCCCCGCTCAAACACTAAATGGACTGGAGTGTTACAAATTGAGGGAAGTTGCCTTCAAGGTTGTGAGGCATCTTGGAATTGTTGGAGAATGTAACATACAATTTGCTGTGGACACAAAGTCCgaagaatattttattgTTGAACTAAATGCGAGACTTAGCAGAAGTTCTGCTTTGGCCTCGAAGGCGACTGGATATCCACTTGCCTACATGGCAGCAAAGGTCGCCCTAGGTTATGATCTGGTTCAAATGAGAAACTGTATTACACACGTTACTACAGCTTGTTATGAACCTTCGCTTGATTATCTCGTTGTTAAGCTTCCCAAGTGGGATTTGAAAAAGTTTGAATTTGCAGATACTTCTTTGGGATCATGCATGAAATCTGTTGGAGAAGTCATGTCTATCGGTAGGACATTTGAGGAAGCTATGCAAAAGGCTATCAGAATGGGCAACGATGAAATGACAGGTTTCGAGGCTGGAAATTTGAGCAATGAAACTCTCGAGAATGTTATAAAAGTTTTGAAACATCCAACACCGGACAGAGTTGCTGCAATTTTCAGGGCCTTCGAACTCGGCTTAACTGTTAAGGAGATTAGTGCTTACAGTCTCATCGATCCGTGGTTTATTCACAAATTACATAATGTCTTCATTGCTACGAATTCCATTAAAGAGTTCAAAAGCTTGAAGGATATGACCGCTTCCCAAATGTACTTTTTCAAGACTATGGGATTTTCAGACAAACAAATCGCAAAGGTATGGACAAAGAGTGAATCTGCACCGACTGAAGATGATGTCAGGGCTCATCGCAAGGCATTGGGAATATTACCATTTGTCAAACTTATCGATACACTTGCTGCTGAATATCCTGCCAAGACAAACTACTGCTATCTTACCTACAATGGAGTTGAGCATGATGTTGTCCCATGCAAGCCTGTTGGAACAGAATATCCAGGTATTATTGTCTTGGGTTGCGGTCCATACAGAATAGGTTCAAGTATTGAATTCGATTGGTCAGCTGTTGGCTGTATCAAGACATTGAGGAACATTGGACACGCTGCTATTATTGTTAACTGCAATCCTGAAACTGTGTCTACTGACTTTGATGTTAGCGATAGGCTTTACTTTGAAGAACTCACCACTGAAATTGTCGATGCAATTTACCAATTTGAGAACCCATACGGAATAATTATATCTGTTGGAGGACAAACTGCCAATAATTTGGCATGTAAATTGTCGGAACTTGGGACAAATGTTTTGGGAACTAGCGTTGAATCCATTGATAAATGTGAATGCAGAAACAAGTTCTCTgaaatttgtgatatttTGAACATTGATCAACCCCCATGGGAAGAATTTACCTCAGTCGAAGGTGCAAGAGAATTCTGCAAAAAGGTTTGCTTCCCAGTTCTTGTCAGACCATCTTATGTTCTCTCTGGTGCTTCCATGAGAGTAATTACCTCATTTGCTGAACTGGATAAATTCTTGCAAACATCTGCTGTCGTTAACAGAAGCCACCCTGTCGTTATTTCCAAGTTTATAGAAAATGCAAAGGAAGTGGAAATGGATTGTGTTGCCCAACATGGTATCATTCTCAACTATGCCATTAGTGAGCACGTTGAATATGCTGGAACTCATTCTGGAGATgctactctcttgttgcCTGCTCAAAACATCTTTGTGGATACCCACAGGAGAGTTAAAAAGATTACCCAAAAGCTTTCAAGACATCTTAACATTAGTGGACCTTTCAACGTCCAATTCATGTGTAAGAATGGACAAATTAAGATCATTGAGTGTAACTTGAGAGCCTCTAGAACGCTTCCATTTATCTCTAAGACATTTAACGTTGATTTCATTGATTTGGCTACCAGGGTAATGGTTGGAGCACCCTTTAGAGTACACAATATTCAACTCATGGATCTCGACTATGTAGCTATCAAAATGCCTGTGTTCTCATTTGATAGGTTGCATCCAGCTGACCCACTTTTGGGTGTGGAAATGAAATCTACAGGAGAAATCGCTGCCTTTGGAGCAAGCAAGTATGAAGCCATCCTCAAGGCCATGATTGCTTCCGGTCGCAAAATGCCCAAAAAAGGTGTTCTTTTATCTCTAGGAAGCTCGATGGACAAATTCATTTTTGCAAAGAAAATTAGAGGTTTACTAGGTCTCGGTTTGGATGTTTATGCTACCGAAGGTACATTTGACTATGTTACCAAGTTATGGTCATCTGAAAAGGCTCTTTCAGATGATAGTCCAGATGCAGTATCTCCAGTTGAATCTGCACACAATGTACAGCTTAAACTCAGAGATATGACTGAGGAAGTTATTGATGTTTCACATGTTGATGGTACTCGTAAAATTGGaaagttttacaaggtATTCAAGCCAAGCCAAAAGAAAGAACCAAGTGCGCTAGATGCACTAAGGGATGGAAAGGTGGACTTATTTATCAATGTGTCGGATACTGTAAATAGTGAACAAACAACCGACGGTTACATCATGAGAAGAGCATTCGTAAACGCCAAGGTTACACTCATATCGAGCACAAAGCTAGCAACTCTACTCATTGATGCTCTCATGTTGCAAGACGTCAAAATCTCAAAGGGAAAGACATTCTTGCATGCAAAAAGTCATCACGAATATATGTCTTAA